The Pseudomonadota bacterium DNA segment GGCCGATCTTTCCCTGAACGTCAGGCTGATCGTCAAGGGATACAACAATGTCCTGAAACTTGTGCATTCCTCCTATCCGCAGATCGCCTTTATCGAAAACCATGTCCGCCAGCTGCACGACCTGATGCTGGGAAACACCAGGACCGTTAACCCCCAGGAACCGACGGAACTTTCCCTGGACGCCGCCCAGCTGATTAAGGACACCGATCAACTGCTGCGTGAAGGACCGCTGCATCCGCTGCTGGTGATTGCCGACTTCAGCTGCCGGTTCCGGAGCATCAAGCCCTTCAGTGAAGGAAACAACCGTCTGACCTGGCTTCTTTCCCGCCTCCTGCTGTTAAGAAGCGGGTACAGTTTCGTCTCTTACTGTTCGCTGGAGCATTTCATTGAGAAAACCCTGCCCGAATACGAAAAGCTGAGTGGCAATGGCGACCAACCGAACGACCACCACTGGCTGGTCATGTTCTTGAAGGCCATGTCGGGCGCCCGGGCTGATCTCACAGCCAGAATCGAACATGAAAAAGAGGTCCTGAAACTTGCCAACCCCTACCGGGAGATCATCCGGGTGGTCCAGGAACATGGCCGCTCAACCATCTCCCGAATCATGGAATCCACCGGGGTCAACCGAAACACTTTGAAAATCAGGCTTCGCAAGCTTGTCGGCGAAAAATATCTGGTCCAGCACGGCAGCGGCAAAGGCACCTACTACACAATTCAGGGGCTCCATCTGCAATGAGCCCCAGCCTGCCCTGGCAACCGGGCACCACTCCTCTGATGCTCGCTCCGATGCAGGGCCTGACCAATCGGGCGCTGCGCTCCCTGTTCATCGAATGGGTCAACCCCGATGTGGTTTTCACTGAATTCGTGCGGGTCAGGCCGACCG contains these protein-coding regions:
- a CDS encoding Fic family protein, coding for MQKQHPHIIAEDTPPASPESRPESTVTHEVLNLVAANDEFKGRWESLGQLLPVRLVALQRVAAMESAAATARLAGFRCTDRRVGEYLAGKSVKQADLSLNVRLIVKGYNNVLKLVHSSYPQIAFIENHVRQLHDLMLGNTRTVNPQEPTELSLDAAQLIKDTDQLLREGPLHPLLVIADFSCRFRSIKPFSEGNNRLTWLLSRLLLLRSGYSFVSYCSLEHFIEKTLPEYEKLSGNGDQPNDHHWLVMFLKAMSGARADLTARIEHEKEVLKLANPYREIIRVVQEHGRSTISRIMESTGVNRNTLKIRLRKLVGEKYLVQHGSGKGTYYTIQGLHLQ